A single Henriciella sp. AS95 DNA region contains:
- the topA gene encoding type I DNA topoisomerase, with translation MKVVVVESPAKAKTINKYLGSEYKVLASYGHVRDLPSKDGSVDPDNDFEMVWQADSKSASRIREIAEATKTADKLILATDPDREGEAISWHLLEALQKRRALKGIPVERVVFNAITKNAVTTAMENPRQIDQELVDAYLARRALDYLVGFNLSPVLWRKLPGSRSAGRVQSVALRIICQRELEIETFRPQEYWSIEADLRAKDGTDFKARLYALDGKTLKKFDLPDEKTATDALNAVKVGGYSVSSVESKPVKRNPPPPFITSTLQQEASRKLGFSAKRTMQAAQKLYEEGRITYMRTDGINMAEEAYSAARRQIESDYGARYLPEKARRYSSKAKNAQEAHEAVRPTDFSIRPEAYRGDGDLKKLYTLVWRRAVASQMEPAEFERTTLDFQSKDKRATLRATGQVVVFDGFIKLYTEGRDDGDEDEDAEGRLPKMKEGEHADLKDAKSEQHFTQPPPRYTEASLVKRLEELGIGRPSTYASTLSTLEDRDYVRLEKKQLIPEDKGRLVTAFLENFFEHYVEYDFTAELEEKLDVISDGKLDWKAFLRDFWKQFHAAIEDTKDLRVSEVLDALNIALGPYVFPSKDENGDPKENPRECPLCKEGELSLKLGRHGAFVGCSRYPECKFTRPFSADAEQDGAISPDGEELGVHPETGLPVLLKTGRFGPYVEMETDDKPKRTSLPKGWQPQDMNLEKGVKLLLLPREVGKHPEDNEPILANLGRYGPYVQHLRTFANVKDIEELFDIGLNRAVTLIADKNASRGGGRGKAEPLKELGKHPGDEQPIHVYEGRYGPYVKHGKTNATLPKDVTPDTVTLEQAVELIDAKAKKPAKKKAAAKKKAPAKKKPAAKAKK, from the coding sequence ATGAAAGTTGTTGTTGTTGAGTCGCCGGCCAAGGCAAAGACGATCAACAAGTATCTCGGAAGCGAGTACAAAGTGCTCGCATCCTACGGGCATGTGCGTGACCTGCCCTCAAAGGACGGCTCAGTCGATCCGGACAATGATTTTGAGATGGTGTGGCAGGCCGACAGCAAATCGGCGAGCCGCATTCGCGAAATCGCCGAGGCGACGAAGACCGCCGACAAACTCATTCTCGCAACCGACCCCGACCGCGAGGGCGAAGCGATCAGCTGGCACCTTCTGGAAGCGCTGCAGAAGCGCCGCGCCCTGAAAGGTATCCCGGTCGAGCGCGTCGTCTTCAACGCGATCACGAAGAACGCGGTCACGACGGCCATGGAAAACCCGCGCCAGATCGATCAGGAACTGGTTGATGCCTATCTTGCGCGCCGTGCGCTGGATTATCTGGTGGGCTTCAACCTGTCCCCGGTTCTCTGGCGCAAACTGCCAGGGTCTCGTTCGGCGGGCAGGGTCCAGTCTGTTGCCTTGCGGATCATCTGCCAGCGTGAGCTGGAGATCGAGACGTTTCGACCACAGGAGTACTGGTCGATCGAAGCCGATCTGCGGGCGAAAGACGGCACGGATTTCAAGGCGCGGCTCTACGCGCTGGATGGCAAGACACTCAAGAAATTCGACCTGCCAGACGAAAAGACCGCCACCGACGCGCTGAACGCGGTGAAAGTCGGCGGTTATTCTGTCTCTTCGGTGGAGTCCAAGCCGGTCAAGCGCAACCCGCCGCCACCGTTCATTACATCGACCCTGCAACAGGAAGCGTCCCGCAAGCTTGGCTTCTCCGCCAAGCGGACCATGCAGGCCGCCCAGAAGCTCTATGAAGAAGGCCGCATCACTTACATGCGGACCGATGGTATCAACATGGCCGAAGAGGCCTACAGCGCGGCGCGTCGACAAATCGAGAGCGACTATGGCGCCCGCTATCTACCTGAGAAGGCTCGCCGCTATTCGTCAAAGGCAAAGAACGCCCAGGAAGCGCACGAGGCCGTTCGCCCGACCGATTTCAGCATTCGCCCGGAAGCCTATCGCGGCGATGGGGACCTGAAGAAGCTCTACACGCTTGTCTGGCGGCGCGCCGTCGCTTCGCAGATGGAGCCGGCAGAATTCGAACGCACCACGCTCGACTTCCAGTCGAAAGACAAGCGCGCCACGCTGCGCGCGACCGGACAAGTCGTTGTTTTCGATGGTTTCATCAAGCTCTACACTGAAGGCCGGGATGATGGCGACGAGGATGAAGACGCAGAAGGCCGCCTGCCGAAAATGAAGGAAGGTGAGCACGCTGATCTCAAGGACGCCAAGTCCGAGCAGCACTTCACACAGCCGCCGCCGCGCTATACAGAAGCGTCGCTCGTCAAACGACTTGAAGAGCTCGGCATTGGCCGTCCCTCGACCTATGCGTCTACCCTGTCGACACTTGAAGATCGCGACTATGTCCGCCTTGAGAAGAAGCAGCTTATCCCGGAAGACAAGGGCCGACTGGTAACGGCGTTTCTCGAGAACTTTTTCGAGCACTATGTCGAGTATGATTTTACTGCCGAACTGGAAGAAAAGCTCGACGTCATTTCCGACGGCAAACTGGACTGGAAGGCGTTTCTTCGCGATTTCTGGAAGCAGTTCCACGCGGCCATCGAAGACACGAAGGACCTTCGCGTTTCGGAAGTGCTCGATGCGCTTAACATCGCGCTCGGCCCTTATGTTTTCCCATCCAAGGACGAAAACGGCGATCCGAAGGAAAACCCGCGTGAATGCCCGCTCTGCAAAGAGGGCGAACTGTCATTGAAGCTGGGGCGCCATGGCGCTTTCGTCGGCTGCTCGCGCTATCCGGAATGCAAATTCACCCGGCCATTCTCGGCGGATGCTGAGCAGGACGGCGCGATCAGTCCTGATGGCGAAGAACTTGGCGTTCACCCGGAGACCGGTCTGCCCGTGCTTCTGAAAACCGGGCGTTTCGGCCCCTATGTCGAAATGGAAACGGACGACAAGCCGAAGCGGACCAGCCTGCCCAAGGGCTGGCAGCCGCAGGACATGAACCTTGAGAAGGGCGTGAAACTGCTGTTACTGCCGCGCGAAGTTGGCAAACACCCTGAGGATAATGAACCGATCCTCGCCAATCTTGGGCGCTATGGCCCTTACGTTCAGCATCTTCGGACGTTTGCCAATGTGAAGGATATCGAGGAGCTCTTCGATATTGGTCTCAACCGCGCCGTCACGTTGATCGCGGACAAGAATGCGAGCCGGGGCGGTGGCCGTGGCAAGGCAGAGCCGCTGAAGGAACTCGGCAAGCACCCAGGCGATGAGCAGCCGATCCACGTTTATGAGGGCCGCTACGGCCCATATGTGAAGCACGGCAAGACAAATGCGACTCTCCCCAAAGATGTCACGCCAGACACGGTGACGCTTGAGCAGGCCGTCGAATTGATCGACGCGAAAGCCAAGAAGCCTGCTAAAAAGAAGGCGGCCGCAAAAAAGAAAGCGCCTGCCAAGAAAAAGCCCGCGGCCAAAGCGAAAAAGTAG
- the lptG gene encoding LPS export ABC transporter permease LptG, with translation MLNRIQRYIFLQCATSLALVLTIFVVTIMLVDVVEQLRTVGGDVGLSPLQAVQLSAMKLPGLIEETLPFAILVAAMMAFSRLNKRSELSVIRATGMSAWQFLRPVMAMAVLVGLFSMMVLNPLGSRLSNQFEESRNALLISGGLQPESERNDVWLRQGDGNTQIVIHAESVDSTGQVFEDVKMLEEGRVFEDGRPTQRFNFVRRIDAERARIIDGFWQIENLVENIPGTPPQRMASLAIPTDLDPDTLLDRFVSPSTIGFWRLPSFIQQTGKAGLDTSRFRVRFFSLTAIPVFYTSMALIGAIVCLRLSRLGGTSQLVAVGALSATGVFFIMQFSSSLGATGALPPIIAAWSPALFALFASLTVIAYREDG, from the coding sequence ATGCTCAACCGGATTCAGCGATACATCTTCCTGCAGTGCGCAACGAGCCTGGCGCTGGTGCTGACGATTTTTGTCGTGACGATCATGCTGGTCGACGTCGTGGAGCAGCTCAGAACGGTCGGCGGCGATGTCGGCTTGTCGCCGCTACAGGCCGTTCAGCTATCGGCGATGAAGCTGCCCGGACTGATTGAGGAAACCCTTCCCTTCGCGATCCTTGTCGCCGCCATGATGGCCTTCAGCCGGCTGAACAAGCGCTCTGAATTGTCGGTCATCCGCGCGACCGGCATGTCGGCCTGGCAGTTTCTTCGACCGGTTATGGCGATGGCCGTCCTTGTCGGCCTGTTCTCAATGATGGTGCTCAACCCGCTCGGTTCGCGCCTGTCCAATCAGTTCGAGGAGTCGCGAAACGCCCTCCTGATTTCCGGCGGCTTGCAGCCTGAGTCGGAGCGTAATGACGTTTGGCTGCGTCAGGGCGATGGCAATACGCAGATCGTCATTCATGCCGAGAGCGTCGATAGCACCGGTCAGGTCTTCGAGGATGTGAAGATGCTGGAAGAAGGACGGGTGTTTGAAGACGGTCGCCCGACACAGCGTTTCAACTTCGTCCGGCGCATTGATGCAGAGCGGGCCCGCATCATTGACGGCTTCTGGCAGATCGAAAACTTGGTCGAAAATATCCCCGGGACGCCGCCTCAGCGCATGGCAAGCCTGGCTATTCCAACCGATCTCGACCCGGACACATTGCTCGACCGCTTTGTTTCGCCGAGCACAATCGGGTTTTGGCGACTGCCGAGCTTCATCCAGCAAACTGGCAAAGCGGGCCTCGACACGTCGCGGTTCCGGGTGCGTTTCTTCAGCCTTACCGCCATCCCTGTCTTCTACACATCGATGGCTTTGATCGGTGCGATCGTTTGCCTGCGGCTGTCGCGTCTGGGCGGAACGAGCCAACTCGTTGCAGTCGGTGCGCTGTCAGCAACGGGCGTGTTCTTCATCATGCAGTTTTCATCCAGCCTGGGCGCGACGGGGGCACTGCCGCCGATCATCGCAGCGTGGTCGCCGGCCCTGTTTGCCCTCTTCGCGAGCCTTACCGTTATTGCCTATCGCGAGGATGGCTGA
- a CDS encoding NUDIX hydrolase: MTVKLGSAYDKEGDGDVIQKDRPTPRPSDAATLILLRRDQAQPRLLMGKRSGRHTFMPDKYVFPGGRVDTADGRVPSLSEFRSSVEEKLLHKTRRKPRAFGLTAIRETFEETGLIVGRASDFPGTPAADWSKYAAQGAAPCLRGFTFIGRAITPPYRPKRFDARFFMAEAEDVLIDERPPVDGAELHDLQWVTLNDALALDLPNVTRFMIGEISERLKQTDVNAMRPPFLRWTPSGHSSERI, encoded by the coding sequence ATGACCGTCAAACTCGGCAGCGCATACGACAAGGAAGGTGATGGCGACGTCATCCAGAAGGACCGACCGACGCCGCGCCCAAGCGATGCTGCGACTCTCATCCTGTTGCGACGCGACCAGGCCCAGCCGAGGCTACTCATGGGCAAGCGCTCAGGCCGGCATACTTTCATGCCCGACAAATACGTGTTTCCGGGAGGACGCGTAGACACAGCTGACGGGCGCGTACCGAGCCTGTCGGAGTTCCGTTCATCGGTCGAGGAAAAGCTCTTGCACAAGACGCGGCGCAAACCGCGCGCATTCGGCCTTACGGCGATCCGAGAAACCTTCGAGGAAACCGGGCTGATTGTCGGCCGCGCCAGCGACTTTCCGGGCACGCCAGCTGCCGACTGGTCGAAATATGCCGCGCAGGGCGCTGCCCCGTGCCTGAGAGGTTTCACCTTTATCGGGCGAGCCATCACCCCACCGTATCGACCGAAGCGCTTCGACGCGCGCTTTTTCATGGCTGAAGCCGAAGATGTGCTCATCGACGAACGGCCTCCCGTCGACGGTGCGGAGCTGCACGATCTGCAGTGGGTCACGCTGAACGACGCTTTGGCGCTCGATCTTCCAAACGTCACCCGTTTCATGATCGGCGAGATCAGCGAAAGGCTGAAACAGACCGATGTCAACGCGATGCGCCCGCCCTTCCTTCGCTGGACGCCGAGCGGTCATTCGAGCGAGCGGATATAG
- the rnr gene encoding ribonuclease R, with protein sequence MSFPDRETVLDFIEKNPSLTTKQEIARGLKVKGRERQTLRAVLKDLESEGILERTGKRAWAKADTPPPTGVITFEAIDEHGDLIARAVGRDGAFGPVIHYTGYQGKSRGPEPGIGDRGLAKVTETGGEYRAKLIKLFEKRDEETPMTGRFERTPKGGRIVPANRRDKRSLLIAESDRNGAEDGDLVTAMPKPGKPAGPAFGVVTEVLGRMDDPRAASLLAIHAHNIPVEFPKEVLDEVKTIEPLPCKREDLTKTPLITIDPHDARDHDDAVYAEKLDDGWKVIVAIADVAAYVRPGTALDREAQKRGNSTYFPDRVVPMLPFELSADACSLRELEDRPCMAVEMIFDQSGTKRKHRFIRGTMKSAAKLSYEEAQAAIDGKTGGKGDDFLEPVLKPLWGAYEALGKAREKRGPLELDLPERRVEIGEDGTVSAITTKERFDAHKLIEEFMIQANVAAAETLEKQGAPLLYRVHDQPSDSKLAALAEFLQTLDMKWPLGERPQTNRFNRLLSDTRETDHADVISEVILRSQAQAVYDPENNGHFGLNLAKYAHFTSPIRRYSDLVVHRALISSLKLGEDGMTKEMASSLHDLASHLVDTERRSMAAEREATDRYLALYLSDKVGAEFEGRITGVTPAGLFIRMAGTGADGFAPISKLSDDYWVHDEASMALIARGSGKRFEMGQIVKVSLKEVTPLQGGLLLEVLSPPRPRKPGQKAPDSRGGKSGPRGKGRGSMSSKPRHKRRKKGGKRE encoded by the coding sequence ATGAGTTTTCCCGACCGCGAGACTGTTCTCGACTTCATTGAAAAAAATCCTTCGCTTACGACAAAGCAGGAAATTGCACGTGGCCTCAAGGTAAAAGGCCGCGAACGACAGACCCTGCGTGCCGTCCTCAAAGACCTTGAATCTGAAGGTATTCTTGAGCGCACCGGCAAACGTGCCTGGGCCAAGGCAGATACCCCACCCCCAACCGGCGTTATTACCTTTGAGGCGATTGACGAGCACGGAGACCTGATCGCCCGCGCTGTCGGTCGAGACGGCGCTTTTGGTCCTGTGATCCATTACACGGGCTATCAGGGCAAATCACGAGGCCCGGAGCCTGGGATTGGCGATCGTGGCTTGGCCAAAGTCACGGAAACAGGCGGCGAATACAGGGCCAAGCTGATCAAGCTTTTTGAAAAACGTGACGAAGAAACGCCCATGACGGGCCGTTTCGAGCGCACGCCGAAAGGTGGACGCATCGTGCCGGCCAATCGCCGGGACAAGCGGTCCCTGCTGATCGCTGAAAGTGACCGCAACGGCGCCGAGGACGGCGACCTTGTGACTGCCATGCCGAAGCCGGGAAAACCGGCAGGCCCGGCATTCGGCGTGGTCACGGAAGTTCTAGGGCGTATGGACGACCCTCGCGCGGCGTCCCTGCTGGCGATCCATGCCCACAATATACCGGTCGAGTTTCCAAAAGAGGTGCTGGACGAGGTTAAAACCATCGAGCCGCTCCCCTGCAAACGCGAAGACCTCACGAAAACGCCCCTGATCACCATCGACCCGCATGATGCGCGCGATCATGATGACGCCGTCTACGCAGAGAAGCTGGATGATGGCTGGAAAGTGATCGTGGCGATTGCGGATGTCGCCGCCTATGTCCGCCCTGGGACGGCGCTCGACCGCGAAGCCCAGAAGCGCGGCAATTCAACCTATTTCCCAGACCGCGTCGTTCCGATGCTGCCATTTGAACTGTCAGCAGATGCCTGCTCGCTGCGCGAGCTTGAAGACCGCCCCTGCATGGCTGTCGAAATGATCTTTGATCAATCTGGCACCAAACGAAAACACCGGTTCATTCGCGGAACGATGAAATCTGCTGCCAAGCTGTCCTATGAGGAAGCCCAGGCGGCGATCGATGGCAAAACAGGCGGCAAGGGCGATGACTTCCTTGAGCCCGTCCTGAAGCCCCTCTGGGGCGCCTACGAGGCACTTGGGAAAGCCCGCGAAAAACGCGGACCATTGGAACTCGATCTGCCTGAGCGCCGTGTCGAGATCGGCGAAGACGGGACGGTATCCGCGATCACAACAAAAGAGCGCTTCGACGCGCATAAGCTGATCGAAGAGTTCATGATTCAGGCAAACGTGGCAGCCGCCGAAACGCTTGAGAAACAGGGCGCTCCCCTGCTCTACCGGGTTCATGATCAACCAAGCGATTCAAAGCTGGCCGCTCTCGCAGAGTTCCTTCAAACGCTGGACATGAAGTGGCCACTCGGCGAACGCCCGCAGACAAACCGGTTCAATCGGCTGCTGTCGGATACGCGGGAGACTGATCATGCTGACGTGATTTCTGAAGTCATCCTGCGTTCGCAGGCGCAGGCTGTGTATGACCCTGAAAATAATGGGCATTTCGGACTCAATCTGGCCAAGTACGCTCATTTCACGTCACCGATCAGGCGCTATAGCGACCTCGTTGTTCATCGCGCGCTGATCAGCTCTCTGAAGCTTGGCGAGGACGGCATGACGAAGGAAATGGCGTCATCGCTGCATGATCTTGCCAGCCACCTCGTCGACACGGAGCGCCGCTCCATGGCCGCTGAGCGCGAGGCGACGGACCGCTATCTGGCGCTTTATCTTTCCGACAAGGTCGGCGCAGAGTTCGAGGGACGAATTACGGGCGTGACACCGGCCGGCCTGTTCATTCGCATGGCCGGCACCGGCGCTGACGGCTTTGCCCCGATTTCAAAACTGTCCGACGACTATTGGGTCCACGATGAGGCCTCAATGGCGCTGATTGCCAGGGGTAGCGGCAAGCGCTTTGAGATGGGTCAGATTGTCAAAGTGTCACTCAAAGAGGTGACACCGCTACAGGGCGGTCTCTTGCTGGAAGTGCTTTCACCACCACGCCCCCGCAAACCCGGCCAGAAAGCGCCCGACTCCCGTGGGGGCAAGTCTGGTCCTCGCGGTAAAGGTCGTGGCAGCATGTCCTCCAAGCCTCGTCACAAGAGGCGGAAAAAGGGAGGCAAACGCGAATGA
- a CDS encoding GNAT family N-acetyltransferase — protein MTVSIRPATRDDLPTLLDFEQGIITAERPFDSLLKPDPISYYDIAEMIDADGAIVIVAEVDGKLVASGYAKKKRSRHYTSPEWHAFLGFMYVAPDYRGQGLNNLIVDALTDWARQQGLSEVRLTVYPGNEPALRAYTKKGFAPYLTEMRLGLDD, from the coding sequence ATGACTGTTTCAATTCGCCCGGCGACCAGGGATGACCTGCCGACCCTGCTCGACTTCGAGCAGGGCATCATTACCGCAGAACGCCCATTCGACTCGCTCCTGAAGCCGGACCCGATCAGCTATTACGATATCGCAGAGATGATCGACGCGGATGGTGCGATCGTCATCGTGGCTGAAGTCGATGGCAAACTTGTCGCCTCGGGCTATGCGAAGAAAAAACGCTCGCGCCATTATACGTCGCCGGAATGGCACGCTTTCCTGGGCTTCATGTACGTCGCGCCAGACTATCGTGGGCAGGGGCTCAATAATCTGATCGTGGATGCGCTCACCGATTGGGCGCGCCAGCAGGGTCTGAGTGAGGTCAGACTGACGGTGTATCCAGGCAACGAACCGGCGCTGCGGGCCTATACCAAAAAAGGGTTTGCACCCTATCTGACCGAAATGCGGCTTGGCCTCGACGACTGA
- a CDS encoding LptF/LptG family permease, translated as MNRIQSYLFKQVFRSVVVIVGGLTLLAILAQGLSQTDLIIENRQSALTFFYVVALGSPQIIALLTPLAIFVATIWSLNKLHRDNEIVVAGAAGMTRWQIASPIIRLAVLAALALLTVNLWVQPTAQRALRETVTEARADLATSLVRPGQFTKAGDDLTVFARESRGGDLIGVLISDNRDDARDYLAQRGRFVEVDGAPSIVMWEGQIHQPDANGGLSILDFDQSTFDLTPFTEDRGAVVLKASDRYLHELINIDRTNYQQIQDADKFVAEAHARLTTPLVSIAMALIAIMAVLGGDFNRRGYSRRIVFATAGALGLVMVQLTIQSASADNVMVNIGQWLVPLGTLAVLSFIFFNWKDAPAQRVKGEYR; from the coding sequence ATGAATCGCATCCAGAGCTACCTCTTCAAGCAAGTGTTCCGCTCTGTTGTGGTGATTGTCGGCGGCCTGACGCTGCTTGCGATTTTGGCGCAAGGCCTGTCCCAGACCGACCTTATCATTGAGAACAGGCAGTCTGCACTGACATTTTTCTATGTCGTAGCGCTCGGGTCTCCTCAGATTATTGCACTGCTTACACCGCTGGCCATCTTTGTCGCGACGATCTGGTCGCTCAACAAGCTCCACAGGGACAATGAGATTGTCGTCGCCGGCGCGGCGGGCATGACCCGCTGGCAGATCGCCTCGCCAATCATCCGGCTGGCTGTTCTTGCCGCTCTTGCCTTGTTGACCGTCAATCTGTGGGTTCAGCCAACCGCGCAGCGCGCTCTGCGAGAGACGGTGACCGAAGCGCGGGCAGATCTGGCCACATCGCTGGTGCGGCCTGGCCAATTTACGAAAGCAGGCGATGACCTGACGGTTTTCGCGCGCGAATCACGCGGCGGCGACCTCATCGGCGTGCTGATATCCGACAATCGCGATGATGCGCGAGACTATCTCGCCCAGCGTGGCCGCTTTGTCGAAGTTGACGGCGCCCCCAGCATCGTCATGTGGGAAGGCCAGATCCACCAGCCCGATGCAAATGGCGGGCTTTCGATCCTGGACTTCGACCAGTCGACGTTTGACCTGACGCCGTTCACCGAAGACCGCGGCGCTGTGGTTCTCAAGGCATCCGACCGGTATCTGCATGAGCTCATCAATATCGACCGGACCAATTACCAGCAAATCCAGGACGCCGACAAATTCGTCGCTGAAGCCCACGCTCGCCTGACAACGCCGCTGGTGAGCATCGCGATGGCGCTCATCGCGATCATGGCGGTTCTGGGCGGCGACTTTAATCGTCGTGGATATAGCCGCCGTATCGTGTTTGCGACGGCGGGCGCGTTAGGCCTGGTCATGGTGCAGCTGACAATACAGTCCGCCAGCGCCGACAATGTGATGGTCAATATCGGCCAGTGGCTGGTCCCCCTCGGCACGCTCGCCGTGCTCTCATTCATCTTCTTCAATTGGAAGGATGCGCCTGCCCAACGCGTGAAGGGGGAGTATCGCTGA